DNA from Flavobacteriales bacterium:
CGATGTAGCTGCGGTGGATCCGCAGGAAGCGCTGCGGGTCGAGCTCGGTCTCCACCGCGTTCATGGTCATCCGGTACAGGTAGTGCCGGTCCTTCAGCTGCAGGTTGATGTAGTTGCCCTCGGCCCGCAGGAAATGGATGTCGGCCACGCTCACCTTGTGCTCCCGCCCCTTGTCGCGGATGGTGAAGACCTCGGTGAACTCGCTGCGCGCGTGCATGTGCTCGCGCACCAGGTCCATGAGCTTGCCGGTCAGCTTGTCGCTCATGCGCATGTCGATGTGCCGCTTGGCCTTCTCCAGGGAGGCGAAGAAGCGGTCGTCGTCATAGGGCTTCAGCAGGTAGTCCACGGCGTTCACGTCGAAGGCCTTGAGTGCGTAGCGGTCGTGGGCGGTGACGAAGACCACGAAGGGCATGCGGTCGCCGGCGATGCGGTCCACGGTCTCCAGCCCGTTGAGCGAGGGCATCTGCACGTCGAGGAAGAGCAGGTCGGGCCGGTGCTTCTGCACGGCTTCCACGGCCTCCTGGCCGTTGCGGCATTCGCCGATCAGCTCCACCTCGGTGTCCTGCGCCAGGAGCTTGGCCAGGCGGGCGCGGGCGGCGGGCTCGTCATCGACGATGAGGGTGCGGATGTGCTTCATGGGAGTTACGCTTAGGTTGACGTGTCGTGTTCGTAGGGGATCAGGACAGTGGCCGAGAACCCCCGGCCGTTGGGGGAGGTGATGGTGAGCGAACCGCCGTCGCCGTAGAGGAGCTTGATGCGCTCGCTCACGTTGCGCAGGCCGATGCCGCCGTTGGCCATCGCGTTATGGACATCCTTGCAGCCCTTTCCGTTGTCTCGCACCTCCAGGGCCAGCCGCCCGTCCAACCGTTCAGCCCTGATCCGCACCTCCACGCGCTCTTCCGTCGCATCGGGGCCGTGCTTGATGGCATTCTCCACCAGCGGCTGCAGCACCAGGCTGGGCACCTGCGCGCCCAGCAGCGGCTGCGGCACATCGTAGGTCACGCGCAGGCGGTCGCGGAAGCGGATGCTCTCGATGTCGAGGTAGTTGCGTATGTAATCGACCTCCTGCTCCAGGGGAACCCGGTCACGCCGTGACTGGTCGAGCGTCACGCGCAGCAGCTGCCCCAGCCGGCTCAGCACCTTGCGCGCATCGCCCACGTGCTCGTCCATCAGTGCGCTCACCGTGTTCAGCGTGTTGAAGAGGAAATGCGGC
Protein-coding regions in this window:
- a CDS encoding LytTR family DNA-binding domain-containing protein → MKHIRTLIVDDEPAARARLAKLLAQDTEVELIGECRNGQEAVEAVQKHRPDLLFLDVQMPSLNGLETVDRIAGDRMPFVVFVTAHDRYALKAFDVNAVDYLLKPYDDDRFFASLEKAKRHIDMRMSDKLTGKLMDLVREHMHARSEFTEVFTIRDKGREHKVSVADIHFLRAEGNYINLQLKDRHYLYRMTMNAVETELDPQRFLRIHRSYIVNRAHVRAARYSGNNEFIFSMETGDRIVSGRSYKEPIARALQDQAV
- a CDS encoding histidine kinase — protein: MSYFRRVPIRYRTVLLTAVVLATLFLFQAYMHHYVYRDLKDMGEFRWWREAPVPYLNFFFWALLCPLVYSIFQRWPFTERPLWRVLLIHLGLGLLIAGFHEVVTSSIYYAILQTRGEFDFTDPKYRDWAYHALLPATFTRTMEYWVLMGVLVALDGARLRREEHEQLLRLRNELQVTQLNALKKQLQPHFLFNTLNTVSALMDEHVGDARKVLSRLGQLLRVTLDQSRRDRVPLEQEVDYIRNYLDIESIRFRDRLRVTYDVPQPLLGAQVPSLVLQPLVENAIKHGPDATEERVEVRIRAERLDGRLALEVRDNGKGCKDVHNAMANGGIGLRNVSERIKLLYGDGGSLTITSPNGRGFSATVLIPYEHDTST